A genome region from Triticum aestivum cultivar Chinese Spring chromosome 2B, IWGSC CS RefSeq v2.1, whole genome shotgun sequence includes the following:
- the LOC123044099 gene encoding transmembrane emp24 domain-containing protein p24delta9 yields MAARRPGSPAPRWLPPSTLLLLAAVLLAASPSARALRFDLESGHTKCISDEIKVDSMAVGKYSVVAPDPSYPDAQLPESHRVSLRVTSPYGNSMHYSENVQSGHFAFTAVEAGDYLACFWAPDHKPPVTVTFEFDWKSGVTAKDWSNVAKKGKVDMMELELKKLEDTIKSIHEEMFYLREREEEMQNINRQTNSRMGWLSFLSLGICLSVAGLQLWHLKTFFERKKLL; encoded by the exons ATGGCCGCGCGGCGCCCCGGATCCCCCGCCCCCAGATGGCTGCCCCCCTCCACGCTCCTCCTCCTGGCCGCCGTCCTCCTCGCGGCCTCGCCGTCGGCGCGCGCCCTCCGGTTCGACCTCGAGTCCGGCCACACCAAGTGCATCTCCGACGAGATCAAGGTCGACTCCATGGCCGTCGGCAAGTACAGCGTCGTCGCCCCCGACCCCAGCTACCCCGACGCCCAGCTCCCCGAGTCGCACCGCGTCTCCCTCAGG GTGACGTCGCCGTACGGGAACAGCATGCACTACTCCGAGAACGTGCAGTCGGGGCACTTCGCCTTCACGGCGGTGGAGGCCGGGGACTACCTGGCCTGCTTCTGGGCACCTGACCACAAGCCACCCGTCACCGTCACCTTCGAGTTCGACTGGAAGAGCGGCGTCACGGCCAAGGACTGGTCCAACGTCGCCAAGAAGGGCAAGGTCGAT ATGATGGAACTAGAGCTGAAGAAGCTAGAGGATACCATCAAGTCTATTCATGAGGAAATGTTTTATCTACGTGAAAG GGAGGAGGAAATGCAGAACATCAACAGGCAGACGAACTCGAGGATGGGGTGGCTGAGTTTCCTCTCACTCGGCATCTGCTTATCCGTGGCAGGGCTGCAGCTGTGGCATCTGAAGACCTTTTTCGAGAGAAAGAAGCTGCTGTAG